Proteins encoded within one genomic window of Bdellovibrionales bacterium:
- the nadC gene encoding carboxylating nicotinate-nucleotide diphosphorylase has protein sequence MTPEALIAEAFKEDLPGLDLTTDHLETKNIKGYAFLVAKSDLKLSGSLFFEKSIHHLSPQSQIRWFFKDGDTVLNQQKIASIHGNLLEILKAERVALNFLGHLSGVATLTYRYVSACGNSPLKILDTRKTLPLYREWEKKAVLDGGGVNHRMNLSDSAMIKENHIRVAGSIRAAVEQVRKGTQAHLTIEVTTLDEVRQAVEMNPQRLLLDNMNDDLLRQSLELIPESIETEASGNMTIERVRTLSQIEGLDFVSVGALTHSAPVADVSLLFLWS, from the coding sequence GTGACACCCGAAGCCCTAATTGCGGAGGCTTTTAAAGAAGATCTTCCTGGTCTTGATTTAACGACAGATCACCTCGAAACCAAAAACATCAAAGGCTACGCCTTTTTGGTGGCCAAGTCGGATCTTAAACTCTCCGGCTCCCTATTTTTCGAGAAGTCGATTCATCATCTGTCTCCGCAAAGTCAGATTCGTTGGTTCTTTAAAGACGGCGATACCGTACTCAATCAACAAAAAATAGCTTCCATCCATGGAAATCTATTAGAGATCCTGAAAGCCGAGCGCGTGGCTCTCAATTTTTTAGGCCATTTGAGCGGAGTCGCAACGCTCACCTATCGTTACGTCAGCGCTTGTGGAAACTCGCCACTTAAAATTCTCGACACGCGAAAAACTCTTCCTTTATATCGAGAGTGGGAGAAAAAAGCCGTTCTGGACGGGGGCGGAGTCAATCATCGAATGAATTTGAGTGATAGCGCCATGATTAAAGAAAATCATATTCGCGTGGCCGGCAGCATTAGAGCCGCTGTAGAACAAGTGCGAAAAGGAACCCAAGCTCACCTCACCATCGAAGTGACAACTCTCGATGAAGTTCGCCAAGCCGTAGAGATGAATCCACAGCGTCTACTTTTGGACAATATGAACGATGACTTACTCCGACAGAGCCTAGAGCTGATCCCCGAATCTATAGAAACTGAGGCCAGCGGAAACATGACCATCGAGCGTGTTCGCACCCTCTCTCAAATAGAGGGCCTAGATTTTGTCAGCGTAGGAGCGCTAACGCATTCCGCTCCGGTCGCGGACGTGAGCCTTCTCTTTTTGTGGAGCTAA
- a CDS encoding response regulator, with the protein MSLRVLLADESDTIKKVFQLSLQEYKPEIKSVQSGLDVVDVCISFKPDIIFADVLLQKKNGYDVCTELKQHPELKNIPVILMWSSFMELDHGQFKKSGANEQLEKPFDGDYLKDLIKQFAPQAREKNPISSFLQYPKAKKKLQEAPVHEENSAFNRSEPPLEQHSALKEMGENTQQNLLSNLNFGASEMNNPRKKTAAPAPSAPDESWQSKDLSKFKINKDGEADNLEKFEALNLSASKKRTAPPVEDKTAVADMSTTPSDLPSLEDDEIPTVYTSIPAKSAAPRGSSITLPPPAITREERREEIRRDGSNRDESRRDESLRRAERTTAEPTPAVSTSEVEAIVRAHTEEFLKTHIKPALSNIIERVIREELNKLLEEEVRLNKELDR; encoded by the coding sequence ATGTCATTGCGCGTCTTACTTGCTGATGAAAGTGACACAATTAAAAAAGTTTTTCAATTGTCACTGCAGGAATATAAGCCAGAAATCAAAAGCGTTCAGAGTGGTCTCGACGTGGTGGATGTGTGTATTTCGTTTAAGCCGGATATCATCTTCGCCGATGTTCTTTTGCAAAAGAAGAATGGCTACGATGTTTGCACGGAACTTAAACAACATCCTGAACTTAAGAACATCCCCGTGATTTTGATGTGGAGCTCATTTATGGAGCTTGATCATGGTCAGTTTAAAAAATCAGGGGCCAACGAGCAGCTCGAAAAACCTTTTGATGGCGATTACCTCAAGGATCTCATTAAGCAATTCGCTCCACAGGCGAGAGAGAAAAACCCCATCTCGTCCTTCCTGCAATATCCGAAAGCCAAAAAGAAACTTCAAGAAGCTCCCGTGCACGAGGAAAATTCAGCATTTAATCGCTCCGAACCTCCGCTGGAACAACATTCGGCTCTCAAAGAGATGGGTGAAAACACTCAGCAGAATCTCTTGAGCAATCTGAATTTTGGCGCCTCAGAAATGAATAATCCTCGCAAAAAGACAGCCGCACCTGCCCCTTCGGCGCCCGATGAAAGCTGGCAGTCGAAAGATCTCTCTAAATTCAAAATCAATAAAGACGGCGAAGCCGATAACTTAGAAAAATTTGAAGCGCTCAATCTCAGTGCTTCCAAAAAGCGCACTGCCCCTCCGGTGGAGGACAAAACTGCCGTCGCTGATATGAGCACAACGCCCTCAGATCTTCCAAGTCTCGAGGACGACGAAATTCCGACAGTATACACTTCGATTCCAGCAAAAAGTGCAGCCCCTCGCGGATCATCGATCACTTTACCACCACCAGCGATCACCCGTGAGGAGCGTCGCGAGGAAATTCGTCGTGACGGATCAAACCGCGACGAATCCCGCCGTGATGAAAGTCTCCGTCGCGCAGAGCGAACCACGGCCGAACCGACTCCCGCCGTATCGACGTCCGAAGTGGAAGCCATTGTTCGTGCACACACCGAAGAGTTTTTAAAAACTCATATAAAGCCGGCTCTCTCCAACATTATCGAGCGAGTGATTCGAGAAGAACTCAATAAACTTCTCGAAGAGGAAGTGCGCCTCAATAAGGAATTAGACCGGTGA
- the lptG gene encoding LPS export ABC transporter permease LptG, translated as MNVFGIIDRYIGKTFLYYFLVTLLVFVTLFLVVDFMVTTSKYGVGLTTYLKYYTYFGFEITYQLFPVACLMSTVFTLAGLNKNSELVALFSLGWSLFRVSAPILFLVILISGAGFFASNQFMTKITDRKNYTYYVEMRDKPWLYTTSKQERIWYRSGPNIFYINLLNAKEAKAFDVTVYTFSPDWRLQQILTATEATIQNGQWRLKNGSITVFLEDQSPPIKDLFEERVLVLGEDMIDIKTTSKASATMGVGELHRYIQRNKEAGLNTVPFEVDYYAKFGFAFTALVMVLLGIPFSVSSNRGGGMLANLQICILLTMIYWGFYSSGLTIGRHGALPPVIAAWGPNLIMAVFGGILIRRLKK; from the coding sequence GTGAATGTGTTTGGAATCATCGATCGCTATATAGGCAAAACATTTCTCTACTACTTCTTGGTCACGCTCTTGGTATTTGTGACTCTCTTTCTTGTGGTCGATTTTATGGTGACCACCTCCAAGTATGGAGTGGGCCTGACGACCTATCTAAAATACTACACTTACTTTGGTTTCGAAATTACTTACCAGCTCTTTCCTGTGGCCTGTTTGATGAGCACCGTCTTCACTTTGGCCGGTTTAAATAAAAATAGCGAGCTGGTCGCGCTCTTTAGCTTAGGGTGGAGTTTGTTTCGAGTGTCGGCTCCGATTCTCTTTTTAGTAATCCTGATTTCCGGCGCCGGTTTTTTCGCTTCGAATCAGTTTATGACCAAAATTACCGATCGCAAGAACTACACGTATTACGTGGAAATGAGAGACAAGCCCTGGCTTTATACGACGTCCAAGCAAGAGCGCATTTGGTATCGCTCTGGACCTAACATCTTTTACATTAATCTTTTAAACGCCAAAGAGGCGAAAGCCTTTGATGTTACGGTTTACACGTTTTCTCCCGACTGGAGGCTTCAGCAGATTTTAACGGCCACCGAAGCGACCATTCAAAATGGGCAGTGGCGGCTTAAGAATGGATCTATTACGGTGTTTTTGGAGGATCAATCGCCTCCGATTAAAGATCTTTTTGAAGAGCGAGTTTTGGTTCTCGGTGAGGACATGATTGATATTAAAACGACATCCAAAGCTTCGGCCACAATGGGTGTTGGCGAATTGCATCGCTATATTCAAAGGAACAAAGAGGCCGGGTTAAATACGGTGCCTTTCGAAGTGGATTATTATGCGAAGTTTGGCTTCGCGTTCACAGCCCTTGTGATGGTGCTCTTGGGGATACCCTTTTCCGTGTCCAGCAACCGGGGCGGGGGAATGCTCGCCAACCTGCAAATATGTATTCTTTTAACGATGATTTATTGGGGTTTTTATAGCTCCGGTTTGACCATCGGTCGGCATGGGGCGCTTCCTCCAGTGATTGCGGCCTGGGGCCCCAATTTAATTATGGCTGTTTTTGGCGGCATTTTAATTCGTCGGCTTAAGAAATAG
- the def gene encoding peptide deformylase, whose product MAKLEILKYPDPRLRHKAKPVGEVTPELRQLAEDMLETMYAEKGIGLAAIQVGVEVQLLVIDTRRLEEDGRYDVSDMTEAEQKIEQPIVIFNPQITKKDGKTTFDEGCLSVPGYYETVQRANTIQVEGLDRHGQKMVLELDGLLAICMQHEMDHLDGKVFIDRLSPIKAMRLKSKIKKFGYDKGKSSGKMDELLEESEALKDEV is encoded by the coding sequence ATGGCAAAGCTCGAAATTCTTAAATATCCAGATCCACGGTTGCGCCACAAAGCTAAACCTGTGGGTGAAGTCACTCCCGAACTCCGCCAGTTGGCCGAGGATATGTTGGAGACCATGTACGCCGAAAAAGGCATTGGTTTAGCGGCGATCCAGGTGGGAGTTGAAGTTCAACTTTTAGTGATTGATACGCGCCGATTGGAAGAAGACGGCCGCTATGATGTTTCGGACATGACCGAAGCGGAGCAGAAGATCGAGCAGCCCATCGTGATTTTTAATCCTCAGATTACAAAAAAAGACGGAAAGACCACTTTCGATGAAGGTTGTCTGAGTGTTCCGGGATATTACGAAACTGTTCAGCGTGCGAACACAATTCAAGTGGAAGGTTTGGACCGTCATGGTCAAAAAATGGTTCTCGAACTCGACGGGCTATTAGCCATCTGCATGCAGCACGAAATGGATCACCTCGACGGCAAGGTTTTTATCGACCGACTCAGTCCCATCAAGGCCATGCGATTGAAGTCTAAAATTAAAAAATTTGGTTACGACAAAGGCAAGTCCTCAGGCAAGATGGATGAACTCCTCGAAGAGAGCGAAGCCCTCAAAGATGAAGTTTAA
- the fmt gene encoding methionyl-tRNA formyltransferase: protein MKFKILFCGTPEFAIPSLQALAQDPDFEVAHVISQPDRPAGRGYKLQASPVKAEALKLNIPVSTPENINAPEVVAELAQMKFDAIVVVAYGQILKKAFLELCPDRCVNLHGSLLPRWRGAAPIQRSLMAGDKVSGVSLQVIVRKLDAGPVIGERSLALPSSINAFDLHHQLSKDGALLFVHDFKEFLHGKVSPKPQDESKVTYAEKISKEETQIHWSKSAEEIHNHVRGLAMGPQAWSTCAGTSYKIHRSRVQEGRGESGVLLDVSKTRLLVACGEQALEILEIQPESKKRLPIEEFLKGTSLKPGDRFV, encoded by the coding sequence ATGAAGTTTAAAATCCTTTTTTGTGGAACTCCTGAATTTGCCATTCCTAGTCTGCAAGCCTTAGCTCAAGATCCCGATTTTGAAGTCGCTCACGTGATTTCTCAACCCGATCGGCCCGCGGGGCGGGGTTATAAACTTCAAGCCAGTCCCGTGAAAGCCGAAGCTTTAAAGCTCAACATTCCTGTGAGTACGCCTGAAAATATCAACGCGCCGGAAGTGGTGGCGGAGTTGGCCCAGATGAAGTTCGACGCCATCGTTGTGGTGGCCTATGGTCAAATTCTTAAAAAAGCATTTTTAGAACTGTGTCCCGATCGTTGCGTGAATCTCCATGGGAGTTTGCTTCCGCGCTGGAGGGGGGCCGCGCCGATACAACGTTCGTTAATGGCGGGTGATAAAGTCTCGGGAGTGAGTTTGCAGGTGATCGTGCGAAAGCTCGATGCTGGCCCGGTCATTGGTGAGCGCTCCTTAGCGTTGCCCTCGAGTATTAATGCCTTTGATCTCCATCATCAGTTGTCTAAAGACGGAGCTCTTTTATTTGTTCACGATTTTAAAGAGTTTCTCCATGGAAAAGTTTCGCCGAAGCCTCAAGATGAGTCCAAAGTGACTTATGCCGAGAAGATTTCTAAAGAGGAAACTCAAATCCATTGGTCCAAATCGGCCGAAGAGATTCATAATCATGTGCGTGGGCTAGCCATGGGGCCCCAGGCCTGGTCGACGTGTGCCGGGACTTCGTACAAAATTCATCGCAGTCGCGTTCAAGAGGGTCGAGGCGAATCAGGAGTGCTTCTCGACGTGAGTAAGACTCGATTGCTTGTCGCTTGTGGAGAACAGGCTTTGGAAATTTTAGAAATTCAGCCGGAATCTAAAAAGCGTTTACCCATCGAAGAGTTTTTAAAAGGCACTAGCCTCAAACCAGGAGATCGTTTTGTCTAA
- the rpe gene encoding ribulose-phosphate 3-epimerase codes for MVSPSILSADFGNLESEIKAVMAAGAQWTHVDVMDGHFVPNLTIGAPVVASLKKIPNIFLDCHLMIEEPEKYVDDFIKAGANLITLHIESQGDIPQLLRKIQSQGVKAGITLRPRTSLDEIRDFIPWVDLILVMTVEPGFSGQSFMQEQVAKITELRQVIDTNSYKALIQVDGGVNKDSIKYLREADVYVAGNFIFKGNYKEAIALLKGS; via the coding sequence ATTGTTTCCCCGAGTATTTTATCCGCCGACTTTGGCAATCTCGAAAGCGAAATCAAAGCGGTGATGGCGGCCGGGGCGCAGTGGACTCACGTTGACGTGATGGATGGACACTTTGTTCCCAATTTGACGATCGGTGCGCCTGTGGTGGCGTCTCTCAAAAAGATTCCGAATATCTTTCTCGATTGTCATTTGATGATCGAAGAGCCCGAAAAGTACGTCGATGATTTCATCAAAGCTGGAGCGAATTTGATCACGCTCCATATCGAGTCCCAGGGGGATATTCCCCAGCTTCTTCGAAAGATTCAAAGCCAGGGCGTCAAGGCGGGAATTACGCTTCGGCCTCGCACCTCCCTTGATGAAATTCGGGATTTTATCCCTTGGGTTGATTTAATTTTGGTCATGACGGTGGAGCCGGGCTTTAGCGGTCAGTCTTTTATGCAGGAGCAGGTGGCCAAGATCACGGAACTGCGCCAAGTCATAGACACTAATAGCTATAAAGCTTTGATTCAGGTGGACGGCGGAGTTAATAAGGACAGCATAAAATATCTGCGTGAGGCGGACGTGTATGTTGCCGGCAACTTTATCTTTAAGGGCAATTACAAGGAAGCCATCGCGCTGCTCAAAGGGAGCTGA
- the hutH gene encoding histidine ammonia-lyase, which translates to MATGFVIDGNSVTVEFLKKAASTSEKISMAPAARELMLASRKYIMDRVDKGEIIYGVNTGFGAFSSVSISREQIVELQKNLIRSHSMGVGQPFTKEESRAIMILRANALVRGHSGIRPEVVDKILEFLNNDVIPVIPQQGSVGASGDLAPLSHLALAIIGEGEVWGDDGKPTDVGPVLKKKNIQPLELQAKEGLSMINGCQVMTAAGLLSLHRARNLSALADLAGAMTLEAMQGSRKAFDPLIAATRPHPGEAKTARNILKLMGSTSEIAEAHANCTRVQDAYSLRCIPAVHGAVKDALRNCLATLEIEANSSTDNPLVFSNEGKILSCGNFHGEPVAFAMDFAAIAFSAMGSISECRIEKLINPAMSGLPAFLAPEGGLNSGHMIVQVAAASLVSENKILAHPASVDSIPTSADKEDHVSMGTIAARKFGQVVDNVENIIAMEFLSACQALDLLKPLKPSSAVAAVYDLIRKKVPFAKTDRVFAKDVQMIREMIRKDEILNCVHSTVGELQW; encoded by the coding sequence ATGGCTACAGGTTTCGTCATTGATGGTAACTCGGTTACTGTGGAATTTCTAAAAAAAGCAGCAAGCACGTCGGAAAAAATCTCGATGGCCCCCGCGGCCCGCGAGCTGATGCTCGCCTCACGAAAATACATCATGGATCGCGTGGATAAGGGCGAGATCATTTACGGGGTGAATACGGGCTTCGGTGCCTTTAGTAGTGTTTCGATCTCTCGAGAGCAAATTGTCGAACTTCAAAAAAATCTCATCCGTTCTCATTCCATGGGAGTGGGGCAGCCGTTCACCAAGGAAGAGTCGCGCGCCATTATGATTTTGCGGGCGAACGCTCTGGTGCGAGGCCATAGTGGAATTCGCCCCGAGGTGGTCGATAAAATTTTAGAATTTTTAAACAATGATGTGATCCCCGTGATCCCTCAGCAGGGAAGCGTCGGGGCCAGCGGAGATCTTGCGCCTCTCTCCCATCTCGCGCTAGCGATCATCGGCGAAGGTGAAGTGTGGGGTGACGATGGAAAACCCACCGACGTCGGGCCCGTTCTAAAAAAGAAAAACATCCAACCCTTGGAGCTGCAGGCGAAAGAGGGCCTTTCCATGATCAACGGTTGCCAAGTCATGACCGCCGCAGGTCTCCTCAGTCTGCATCGGGCTCGCAACCTGAGTGCTCTGGCCGATCTCGCAGGGGCGATGACTTTGGAGGCCATGCAGGGGAGTCGCAAAGCCTTCGATCCTTTAATTGCGGCCACTCGTCCACATCCGGGGGAGGCCAAAACCGCTCGCAATATTTTAAAACTCATGGGGAGCACTTCCGAAATCGCGGAGGCTCATGCCAACTGCACGCGAGTGCAAGATGCCTATTCGCTTCGATGTATTCCTGCGGTTCACGGAGCTGTAAAGGATGCTCTAAGAAATTGTCTCGCCACTTTAGAGATCGAAGCCAACTCGAGCACCGACAATCCGCTAGTGTTCTCCAACGAGGGAAAAATTCTTTCCTGCGGAAATTTTCACGGGGAGCCGGTGGCGTTTGCCATGGATTTTGCGGCTATCGCTTTTAGTGCGATGGGAAGTATCTCGGAGTGCCGTATTGAAAAGCTCATCAATCCTGCCATGAGCGGATTGCCTGCATTTTTAGCTCCAGAGGGTGGGCTCAATAGTGGTCATATGATTGTGCAAGTGGCCGCGGCGTCCTTGGTGAGCGAAAACAAAATTCTCGCGCACCCCGCATCGGTGGACAGTATTCCGACCTCTGCAGATAAAGAAGATCACGTCAGTATGGGAACCATTGCGGCTCGTAAATTTGGTCAAGTGGTCGACAACGTGGAAAACATTATTGCCATGGAATTTTTGTCGGCGTGCCAGGCTCTCGATTTGTTAAAGCCCCTTAAGCCGTCGTCGGCGGTCGCCGCGGTTTATGATTTGATTCGAAAAAAAGTGCCTTTTGCGAAAACCGATCGCGTTTTTGCAAAGGATGTTCAAATGATTCGCGAAATGATTCGCAAAGATGAAATTTTAAATTGTGTCCATTCCACTGTAGGAGAACTTCAATGGTAA
- the hutU gene encoding urocanate hydratase: MVTSKTQGARTVRAPQGNKLVCKGWLQEAAYRMIQNNLDPIVAEKPDELIVYGGIGKAARNWECFDKILESLKTLEDDETLLVQSGKPVGIVRTTKDAPRVLIANSNLVPKWATWDHFNELDKKGLMMFGQMTAGSWIYIGTQGIIQGTYETFVEVGRQNFGGSLKGKVIVTGGLGGMGGAQPLAGVFAGACVLAVEVDPERVQKRLDTKYVDEVSYSLDEAWKKIKDYAAAGEAKSIALVGNMASVIHEMLKKGYLPEILTDQTSAHDPLVGYVPDDISLEEANALRTSDPKLYVEKSMKSMRKHVEGMVAMMDKGVITFDYGNNIRARAEEVGFKRAFDFPGFVPAYIRPLFCKGSGPFRFVALSGDPQDIDVADNALRELFPDKPHLHRWLKMAKERISYQGLPARICWLEYGERAKAGVRFNELVAQGKIKAPLVIGRDHLDCGSVASPNRETEAMKDGSDAVSDWPLLNALVNTACGATWVSLHHGGGVGMGYSQHAGQVVVADGTPEAAKRLERVLTADPAMGVFRHVDAGYDDAKEIARERGVKIP; encoded by the coding sequence ATGGTAACATCAAAGACTCAAGGAGCCCGAACCGTCCGCGCCCCTCAAGGAAATAAATTGGTCTGCAAAGGCTGGCTGCAAGAGGCCGCGTACCGCATGATTCAAAATAACCTCGATCCCATCGTCGCAGAGAAACCTGACGAACTGATTGTTTATGGTGGCATCGGTAAAGCCGCACGCAATTGGGAGTGCTTCGATAAAATTTTAGAATCGTTAAAAACTCTCGAAGATGACGAAACGCTTTTGGTGCAGTCCGGGAAACCTGTAGGAATTGTTCGCACCACCAAAGATGCGCCTCGTGTTTTGATTGCGAATTCCAATCTGGTCCCTAAGTGGGCGACTTGGGATCACTTCAACGAGCTCGATAAAAAGGGCTTGATGATGTTCGGTCAAATGACGGCCGGGTCGTGGATCTACATTGGCACTCAAGGAATTATCCAGGGCACTTACGAAACATTTGTAGAAGTCGGTCGTCAAAATTTCGGTGGAAGTCTCAAAGGCAAAGTCATCGTGACCGGAGGCTTGGGTGGAATGGGCGGAGCTCAGCCCCTGGCCGGCGTGTTTGCTGGAGCTTGTGTGCTGGCTGTCGAAGTCGACCCCGAGCGCGTGCAAAAAAGATTAGATACAAAATATGTCGACGAAGTGTCTTACTCTCTGGATGAGGCCTGGAAAAAAATAAAAGATTACGCCGCCGCTGGAGAGGCAAAGTCCATTGCTCTGGTGGGTAACATGGCCAGTGTCATTCACGAAATGTTGAAGAAGGGCTACCTCCCCGAAATCCTTACCGATCAAACATCAGCCCACGATCCATTGGTCGGTTACGTTCCCGATGATATCTCACTCGAAGAAGCCAATGCGCTGAGAACCTCTGACCCTAAACTCTACGTCGAGAAATCGATGAAGAGTATGCGCAAACATGTCGAGGGCATGGTGGCAATGATGGATAAGGGTGTCATCACTTTCGATTACGGGAATAACATTCGCGCGCGGGCCGAAGAAGTCGGTTTCAAACGTGCGTTTGATTTCCCTGGATTTGTACCGGCGTACATTCGCCCCCTCTTCTGCAAAGGCAGTGGACCTTTCCGATTTGTGGCTCTCTCCGGAGATCCTCAGGATATCGACGTGGCGGACAATGCATTACGAGAATTATTTCCGGATAAACCCCATCTTCATCGCTGGCTAAAAATGGCGAAAGAGAGAATCTCTTATCAAGGTCTCCCGGCACGAATCTGTTGGTTGGAGTATGGCGAGCGGGCAAAGGCCGGCGTCCGATTTAACGAACTCGTCGCTCAAGGAAAAATTAAAGCTCCTCTCGTGATTGGTCGCGATCATTTAGATTGCGGATCTGTAGCCTCTCCGAATCGCGAGACCGAAGCGATGAAGGATGGATCTGATGCGGTGTCGGATTGGCCGTTACTGAACGCTCTAGTGAACACCGCCTGCGGTGCCACTTGGGTGAGTCTACATCACGGCGGTGGAGTGGGAATGGGCTACAGTCAACATGCCGGTCAAGTGGTTGTGGCCGATGGAACTCCCGAAGCCGCGAAACGTTTAGAGCGCGTCCTCACAGCAGATCCAGCCATGGGCGTCTTCCGCCACGTCGATGCCGGCTACGACGACGCCAAAGAGATCGCCCGCGAACGCGGAGTCAAAATCCCTTAA
- the lpxD gene encoding UDP-3-O-(3-hydroxymyristoyl)glucosamine N-acyltransferase translates to MLKLVPMKALPLTRCEQILTTFPELCSETVGSKENGFLRFSAVENIQADSLVYVLQDKFVEKVLKSPAKIVLAPAKFKALITENSQQTWILSPNPELLMAMVKSRFVQATPYRAALAGIHLTAIIDPSATVAKSCTVGPHAFVGPRCKIGENSFIGANAIIEADVEIGENTTIHPLAYIGHSCIIGNRCEVMPQATIGSEGYGYAHDHKGNHYRIPHTGRVILQDDVHVGANSAIDRGSLEDSVIGQGTKIDNQCHLAHNSVIGRNGLITAQFGMAGSSKIGNNFITGGKTSVTGHIEITDNVQVGGMSGVTKDIEQPGAYAGFPLQPLQEYLKTKAAIAKLHEIRQQVRSLLKPKE, encoded by the coding sequence ATGCTTAAACTGGTCCCCATGAAAGCACTCCCCCTGACTCGTTGTGAACAAATTTTAACCACATTTCCAGAACTATGTAGCGAGACTGTCGGATCCAAAGAGAACGGCTTTTTACGCTTTTCCGCTGTAGAAAACATTCAAGCCGACTCCTTGGTGTATGTGCTACAAGACAAATTTGTTGAAAAAGTTTTAAAATCACCGGCAAAAATTGTTTTAGCTCCTGCGAAATTCAAGGCACTGATCACAGAGAATTCTCAACAGACTTGGATTCTGAGCCCTAATCCCGAACTTCTAATGGCGATGGTTAAATCTCGGTTTGTTCAGGCCACTCCCTACCGTGCGGCCCTTGCGGGAATCCATTTGACGGCGATCATTGATCCTTCGGCCACGGTGGCCAAATCCTGCACGGTCGGCCCCCATGCGTTCGTCGGTCCTCGCTGTAAGATTGGTGAAAACTCGTTCATCGGCGCCAATGCGATCATTGAAGCCGATGTGGAAATTGGTGAGAACACAACCATTCATCCTCTCGCTTATATCGGCCACTCCTGCATCATCGGAAATCGGTGCGAAGTGATGCCACAAGCGACGATTGGCTCTGAAGGTTACGGATATGCCCACGATCATAAGGGAAATCATTATCGAATCCCTCACACCGGTCGGGTGATTCTCCAAGATGACGTGCACGTCGGCGCGAACAGCGCCATCGATCGCGGTTCACTGGAAGATTCTGTCATCGGTCAAGGAACTAAAATCGATAACCAGTGCCACCTCGCCCATAACTCCGTGATTGGACGAAATGGTTTGATCACTGCCCAGTTTGGAATGGCCGGCTCTTCCAAAATTGGAAACAATTTTATCACCGGTGGAAAAACTTCGGTCACAGGTCACATCGAGATCACCGACAATGTTCAAGTGGGCGGAATGTCGGGTGTGACGAAAGATATCGAACAACCGGGCGCCTACGCGGGCTTCCCGCTCCAGCCTTTACAAGAGTATTTAAAAACCAAAGCGGCCATCGCAAAGCTTCATGAAATTCGCCAACAGGTGAGAAGCCTTCTTAAACCCAAAGAATAA